One window from the genome of Entelurus aequoreus isolate RoL-2023_Sb linkage group LG04, RoL_Eaeq_v1.1, whole genome shotgun sequence encodes:
- the LOC133647960 gene encoding POU domain, class 3, transcription factor 4-like isoform X1: protein MATAASSPYTLLSSSPMIHPDSQAMQPASPYRGHQKLLHGDYLQSVQSNGHPLGHQWAESSPWSTSMEQQDVKPGREDLQLGIIHHRSPHVAHHSPHHNNHGNHPGAWGAPVSHNIYSQTGFTVNGMLDHGGLTPPPNPPGQGGMHPGLRDTLSPEHSELGGHHCHDHSDEETPTSDELEHFAKQFKQRRIKLGFTQADVGLALGTLYGNVFSQTTICRFEALQLSFKNMCKLKPLLNKWLEEADSSTGSSSSIDKIAAQGRKRKKRTSIEVSVKGVLETHFLKCPKPSAQEITSLADSLQLEKEVVRVWFCNRRQKEKRMTPPPPPPPPHEGPYSSAGDASSCHDL, encoded by the coding sequence AtggccacagctgcttccagccCCTACACCTTGCTCAGCTCCAGCCCCATGATCCACCCGGACAGCCAGGCCATGCAGCCTGCGAGCCCCTACAGAGGACACCAGAAGCTCCTGCACGGCGACTACCTGCAGAGCGTGCAGAGCAACGGGCACCCCCTGGGGCACCAGTGGGCGGAGAGCAGCCCCTGGTCGACCTCCATGGAGCAGCAGGACGTCAAGCCGGGGAGAGAAGACCTGCAGCTCGGCATCATCCATCACCGCTCGCCTCACGTCGCGCATCACTCCCCGCACCACAACAACCATGGCAACCACCCGGGAGCGTGGGGCGCCCCGGTGTCCCACAACATCTACTCCCAGACGGGCTTCACCGTCAACGGCATGCTGGACCACGGCGGGCTGACGCCTCCGCCCAACCCGCCGGGCCAAGGCGGCATGCACCCGGGCCTCAGGGACACGCTCAGCCCGGAGCACAGCGAGCTGGGCGGGCACCACTGCCACGACCACTCCGACGAGGAGACGCCGACTTCGGACGAGCTGGAGCACTTTGCCAAACAATTCAAGCAGCGGCGGATCAAGCTGGGCTTCACGCAGGCGGACGTGGGCTTGGCGCTGGGCACGCTTTACGGCAACGTCTTCTCCCAGACCACCATCTGCAGGTTCGAGGCGCTGCAGCTGAGCTTTAAGAACATGTGCAAACTCAAGCCGCTGCTGAACAAGTGGCTGGAGGAGGCGGACTCGTCGACGGGCAGCTCCAGCAGCATAGACAAGATCGCCGCGCAGGGccggaagaggaagaagaggacgTCCATCGAGGTGAGCGTCAAGGGGGTCCTGGAGACGCACTTTCTCAAGTGCCCCAAACCGTCCGCGCAGGAAATCACGTCCCTGGCGGACTCGCTGCAGCTGGAGAAGGAGGTGGTGCGGGTGTGGTTCTGCAACCGGAGGCAGAAGGAGAAGCGCAtgacgccgccgccgccgccgccgccgccccaCGAGGGGCCTTACTCCAGCGCCGGGGATGCGTCCTCCTGCCACGACCTCTGA
- the LOC133647960 gene encoding POU domain, class 3, transcription factor 4-like isoform X2: MATAASSPYTLLSSSPMIHPDSQAMQPASPYRGHQKLLHGDYLQSVQSNGHPLGHQWAESSPWSTSMEQQDVKPGREDLQLGIIHHRSPHVAHHSPHHNNHGNHPGAWGAPVSHNIYSQTGFTVNGMLDHGGLTPPPNPPGQGGMHPGLRDTLSPEHSELGGHHCHDHSDEETPTSDELEHFAKQFKQRRIKLGFTQADVGLALGTLYGNVFSQTTICRFEALQLSFKNMCKLKPLLNKWLEEADSSTGSSSSIDKIAAQGRKRKKRTSIEEITSLADSLQLEKEVVRVWFCNRRQKEKRMTPPPPPPPPHEGPYSSAGDASSCHDL, from the exons AtggccacagctgcttccagccCCTACACCTTGCTCAGCTCCAGCCCCATGATCCACCCGGACAGCCAGGCCATGCAGCCTGCGAGCCCCTACAGAGGACACCAGAAGCTCCTGCACGGCGACTACCTGCAGAGCGTGCAGAGCAACGGGCACCCCCTGGGGCACCAGTGGGCGGAGAGCAGCCCCTGGTCGACCTCCATGGAGCAGCAGGACGTCAAGCCGGGGAGAGAAGACCTGCAGCTCGGCATCATCCATCACCGCTCGCCTCACGTCGCGCATCACTCCCCGCACCACAACAACCATGGCAACCACCCGGGAGCGTGGGGCGCCCCGGTGTCCCACAACATCTACTCCCAGACGGGCTTCACCGTCAACGGCATGCTGGACCACGGCGGGCTGACGCCTCCGCCCAACCCGCCGGGCCAAGGCGGCATGCACCCGGGCCTCAGGGACACGCTCAGCCCGGAGCACAGCGAGCTGGGCGGGCACCACTGCCACGACCACTCCGACGAGGAGACGCCGACTTCGGACGAGCTGGAGCACTTTGCCAAACAATTCAAGCAGCGGCGGATCAAGCTGGGCTTCACGCAGGCGGACGTGGGCTTGGCGCTGGGCACGCTTTACGGCAACGTCTTCTCCCAGACCACCATCTGCAGGTTCGAGGCGCTGCAGCTGAGCTTTAAGAACATGTGCAAACTCAAGCCGCTGCTGAACAAGTGGCTGGAGGAGGCGGACTCGTCGACGGGCAGCTCCAGCAGCATAGACAAGATCGCCGCGCAGGGccggaagaggaagaagaggacgTCCATCGAG GAAATCACGTCCCTGGCGGACTCGCTGCAGCTGGAGAAGGAGGTGGTGCGGGTGTGGTTCTGCAACCGGAGGCAGAAGGAGAAGCGCAtgacgccgccgccgccgccgccgccgccccaCGAGGGGCCTTACTCCAGCGCCGGGGATGCGTCCTCCTGCCACGACCTCTGA